Proteins encoded in a region of the Vicia villosa cultivar HV-30 ecotype Madison, WI linkage group LG5, Vvil1.0, whole genome shotgun sequence genome:
- the LOC131603225 gene encoding uncharacterized protein LOC131603225 has protein sequence MQKPTRNSRTCTTGILTWPENSSPTAFTGHRPHQPSHDIGDVLHGKQLTKNEEHNLTKWKPSSGYSRVNEATGNGIFLPNAENTTSKANAAKSKDSGIFSANAEDTTSEANGANSKDKTSIRVYQQAMDGISKILLNAEESISPEKPASLTGAAKQRELGGTSQNEPGTNSKKLMSSSKTKEIGVNDIFASPRETMPRSLAAAKSNAAGIRSNVPSEESVQKNSKKMHGQKYADLTGNNIFKGDVTPESAEKPLSMVAKLREMKGNDIFADGKAVNRDRLLGARRHAGGGSNIFSDGKAENRDRLLGARRHAGGGSDIFSDGKAENRDHILGARKPTGGASNIFSDGKAENRDRLLGARKHAGGGSNIFSDGIAENRDRILGARKPPGGTSSIVLD, from the exons ATGCAGAAACCTACCAGAAACTCACGCACCTGTACCACCGGAATCCTCACGTGGCCGGAAAACTCTTCACCGACCGCTTTCACCGGCCACCGTCCTCACCAG CCTTCGCATGACATCGGTGATGTTCTTCATGGCAAACAACTCACCAAGAATGAAGAACATAATTTAACCAAGTG GAAACCAAGCTCGGGGTATTCTAGAGTGAACGAGGCGACTGGAAATGGAATATTTTTGCCAAATGCTGAGAATACCACATCTAAAGCCAATGCTGCAAAGTCTAAAGACAGTGGTATATTTTCCGCAAATGCCGAGGATACCACATCAGAAGCCAATGGTGCAAACTCTAAAGACAAAACAAGCATACGCGTATATCAG CAAGCAATGGATGGAATTAGTAAGATATTACTCAACGCTGAAGAAAGCATTTCTCCTGAGAAGCCAGCCTCTTTAACTGGGGCAGCAAAGCAGCGTGAACTTGGCGGAACATCTCAAAATGAACCGGGCACAAATAGCAAGAAACTGATGTCAAGTTCCAAGACCAAGGAGATCGGAGTAAATGATATATTTGCTTCTCCTCGTGAAACTATGCCCCGTTCATTGGCTGCTGCAAAATCTAAT GCTGCCGGTATCCGAAGTAATGTACCCAGTGAAGAATCAGttcagaagaactcaaagaaaatgcATGGCCAGAAGTATGCAGACCTGACAGGCAATAATATTTTCAAGGGAGATGTTACTCCAGAATCAGCGGAAAAACCTCTGAGCATGGTGGCTAAACTTAGAGAAATGAAAGGCAATGACATATTTGCTGACGGAAAGGCAGTAAACAGAGACCGTTTACTAGGTGCCCGCAGACACGCAGGTGGAGGAAGCAACATATTTTCTGATGGAAAAGCAGAAAACAGAGACCGCTTACTAGGTGCCCGCAGACACGCAGGTGGAGGAAGCGACATATTTTCTGATGGAAAAGCAGAAAACAGGGATCATATACTAGGTGCCCGCAAACCCACTGGTGGAGCAAGCAACATATTTTCTGATGGAAAGGCAGAAAACAGAGACCGTTTACTAGGTGCCCGCAAACACGCAGGTGGAGGAAGCAACATATTTTCTGATGGAATAGCAGAAAACAGAGACCGAATACTAGGTGCCCGCAAACCCCCTGGTGGAACAAGCAGCATTGTCCTGGATTAA
- the LOC131603226 gene encoding annexin D2-like, which produces MTTLKIPSNVPHPSEDSEQLRGAFQGWGTNEGLIISILTHRNAAQRKAIRETYAQTHGEDLLKDLDKELSSDFEKAVLLWTLDPAERDAFLANHATKMLTSSNAIIMEIASTRSPLELLKAKQAYQARFKKSLEEDVAYHTSGDIRKLLVPLVGTFRYDGDEVNMTLAKSEAKLLHEKIADKAYNHEDLIRIVTTRSKAQLNATLNHYNNTFGNVIDKDLENDSGDEYLKLLRAAIKCLTYPEKYFEELLRLAINKTGTDEWALTRVVTTRAEVDLQRIAEEYQRRNSVPLDRAIDNDTSGDYQKILLALLGRED; this is translated from the exons ATGACGACATTGAAGATCCCCTCAAACGTTCCTCATCCATCAGAAGACAGTGAACAATTGCGCGGTGCTTTTCAAG GATGGGGAACGAATGAAGGCTTGATAATATCAATCCTGACTCATAGAAATGCAGCTCAGCGTAAGGCTATTCGTGAAACTTATGCTCAAACACATGGAGAAGATCTTCTTAAAGATTTAGACAAAGAACTTTCAAGTGATTTTGAG AAAGCTGTGTTGCTGTGGACCTTGGATCCTGCTGAGCGTGATGCCTTTTTAGCTAACCACGCAACTAAAATGTTGACTTCAAGCAACGCAATCATCATGGAAATTGCTTCCACGAGATCTCCACTCGAACTCCTCAAGGCAAAGCAAGCATACCAAGCCCGTTTCAAGAAGTCTCTTGAAGAAGATGTTGCCTATCACACTTCGGGTGACATCCGCAAG CTTTTGGTTCCTCTTGTTGGCACATTCCGTTATGACGGGGATGAGGTGAACATGACATTGGCAAAATCTGAAGCTAAATTGCTTCATGAGAAGATTGCAGATAAGGCCTACAATCATGAGGACCTGATCAGGATTGTAACAACAAGGAGTAAAGCGCAGTTAAATGCAACTTTGAACCACTATAACAATACTTTTGGCAATGTAATAGACAAG GATCTggaaaatgattctggagatgaATATCTGAAATTATTGAGGGCAGCAATTAAGTGCTTGACCTACCCTGAGAAATATTTTGAGGAACTCTTAAGGCTGGCTATAAACAAGACAGGAACTGATGAATGGGCCCTAACTAGAGTGGTGACAACTAGAGCTGAGGTTGATTTGCAGCGAATTGCAGAGGAATACCAAAGAAGAAACAGTGTTCCTCTGGATCGTGCAATTGACAACGACACTTCTGGAGACTACCAAAAAATTCTCCTGGCGTTGTTGGGACGCGAGGACTAG
- the LOC131603228 gene encoding uncharacterized protein LOC131603228 — MGKKQSLRSKAVHLVSDLTTVLLNPISDHNKPSLPLSEEEEEAGELKGSESEVEGPDTSSFTAFLYSFLSSSDSGDNSVIDEVSVAENDDLMNENLVVKKSLLSRGKQSLGKAIYLAAKMGGLRNQERGRDGFESDGCGVEMKRIQPVKEVSGVPLVDRLQDVSEPSMLISNSLRNVVYDSLPSLIYGRKWLMMYSTWKHGISLSTLYRRSMLWPGPSLLVVGDRKGAVFGSLIDAPLRPSNKRKYQGTNSTFVFTNISGRPVVYRPTGVNRYFTLCTTDFLAFGGGGHFALYLDGDLLNGSSSVSETYNNPCLAHSPEFQVKEVELWGFVFPSKYEEIVKLSRTEAPGICRW; from the exons ATGGGTAAAAAACAATCGTTACGGAGTAAAGCGGTTCATCTTGTTTCGGATCTCACCACTGTTCTTCTCAACCCTATTTCTGACCATAACAaaccctctcttcctctttct gaagaagaagaggaggCTGGTGAGTTAAAGGGAAGTGAATCAGAGGTTGAAGGACCTGATACGTCGTCGTTTACTGCTTTTCTTTATTCGTTTTTGTCGTCGTCGGATTCTGGAGATAATAGTGTAATTGATGAGGTGAGCGTGGCTGAAAATGATGACCTAATGAACGAGAATTTGGTTGTTAAGAAGAGTTTGTTATCTAGAGGTAAACAATCACTCGGTAAAGCTATTTATCTAGCTGCTAAAATGGGCGGACTTCGGAATCAGGAGCGTGGGAGGGATGGTTTTGAAAGTGAtggatgtggtgttgagatgaaacGTATTCAGCCGGTGAAAGAGGTTTCTGGTGTGCCTTTGGTTGATCGTTTGCAGGATGTTTCGGAACCTTCGATGTTGATTTCAAATAGTTTGAGGAATGTGGTTTATGATTCGCTTCCGTCTCTTATTTATGGGAGGAAATGGTTAATGATGTACAG CACTTGGAAACATGGGATATCACTTTCAACACTTTACCGAAGAAGCATGCTTTGGCCTGGACCCAGTTTGCTG GTTGTTGGAGACCGGAAAGGAGCAGTATTTGGTAGCTTGATTGATGCACCCCTTCGACCATCCAACAAGAGAAAATACCAG GGAACTAACAGTACATTTGTTTTCACAAATATCTCTGGTCGTCCCGTTGTATATCGCCCAACTG GAGTAAACCGTTACTTCACACTTTGCACCACTGACTTTCTAGCTTTTGGCGGGGGAGGTCATTTTGCCCTTTATTTGGACGGGGATCT ATTGAACGGGTCAAGCTCTGTCTCTGAAACTTACAACAATCCTTGCTTAGCACATTCTCCAGAATTTCAAGTGAAGGAAGTAGAG TTGTGGGGCTTTGTGTTTCCTTCAAAATATGAGGAAATAGTGAAATTGAGCAGAACAGAGGCACCTGGGATCTGTCGCTGGTAA